From the genome of Arthrobacter russicus:
GCGAGCTGGGCCGGGAACACGTCAAAGACATCCAACAGGTCGTCGGTTCGGTGCTCGACGAAGCCGAGCTGCGCGAATTGGCCCGGATCACCAGCAAGCTCGACGCGGCGGTCCGGGAACGGGAGTAGTCAGCCGATCGAGACCAATTCGGCCGGGTCTTCGGCGGGCAGGTCGCCGTCCAGGACCGCACTGACCGAGATCTCTTTGAGCGTCAGCCCGCCGCCCACGGTGGACAGGAACGCCGTATCTGAAGCATCGCGGCCGGTCGAGATCCGCAGCATCGAAGCCCGCGGCGCCATACCTGTCGCATCGATCGTGTACCACCGCCCGTCGACCCAGGCCTCGGCCACGGCATGGAAATCCATCGGTGCCAGCCCCGGGGCATAGACCGCCGCGAGCCGGGCCGGGACGTCTTTGGCGCGCAACAATGAAATCGCCAAATGCGCGAAATCCCGGCACACGCCTCGGCGGGCCAGCAGGGTCTCCACGGCTCCGTCGGTACCCCGGGACGAGCCGCTCACATAGCGCAATTCCTGGGCCACCCAGCTCCGGACCGCGGCCAGCAGGGCCAGCCCCCGCAACCCGGGGAATTCGGCATAGGAGGTTGGCAGCAGCCGGTCCGACTCGCAGTACCGGCTCGGTCGCACGTAGCGGATGAGCTGGCTCTCCGTCGTGGTTTCGACGCCGGCCGTGCCGGTGACCACAGCACGGTATTCCAGCGAGACTTCGGCGGGTTCGGCCAGGCTGAAGGCGAAGAGCCGGCCGCCGTGCGGTTCCGGCAGCTCCCGATAATCGACCGGCTGCCCATCAGCCAGGAGCACGACCGATTCGTCCAGCTCGTCGTATCCCCGGTCCGCCACCGCGACGTTGAGCACCACCGAAGTCTGCGCCTGGGTCGCGAACAGCAGACGGGATGAAACAGTGCGTTGCACGGGGCTCCTGGAGTGGCTACGGCGGCGAGCGCCGCGAACACATTCTACGCGGGATCGCCGTCGTCGGCCTGCTCGCACAGGACCAGCAGCGCACGATAGAAGGCCACGCCCTCGGCCAAGGTAGCCACCGAGATCTTCTCGTTCGCAGCGTGCAGGCTCGCCCGTGCCGCGGCATCCATCCGGAACGGGGCGAACCGGTAGACAGCCGGGGAAATCTCGTTGAAGCGACGGGAATCGGTCATCGCCATCACGATGTAGGGGGCCACGGCGGCGTCCGGGAAGACCCGGCGCACCGCGGCGGTCAGCAGGCCGAACTGCCGATTGTCGGTCGGCGAAACCGGCGAGGGTTCACTGGATTCGAAAACCTCGAACTCCACCAACGGGTCGCGCACCGCCCGCCGCAACCGGCGCAGGGTTTCCGCCACGCTGCTGCCCGGCGCAATCCGCACGTTGACCGTGGCGCTTGCGGCCTCAGCCAGCACATTGGCCGCCCTGCTGCCGCTGAGCTGGGTCACCGCGGCTGTGGTCCGCACCGAAGCATTGGCTTCGGGACCGAAGAACGGGAAGATCCGGGCCAACAGCCAGCCGAGCTGCTGGGCCCGGCCGAGCAGATGGCGTTGCGGGCCGGACATGTTGGCCGCCAGGACCTGCACCATCTGCGCTGTGGCCGGATGCAGGGCCGGCGGAAACGGATTGCGGCTGACCCGGCTGATCGCCCGGGCCAGCCGGGCTGTGGCGGTCAGTTTCGGCGGGGTCGAAGAATGTCCGCCCGGATCCACGGCACTCATCCGGACGTTGACCGAGCCCTTTTCGGCGACGCCGATCATGGCCACCGGCCGGGCCACGCCCGGGAACGCCTGCTCCGCGACCGCGCCGCCTTCATCCAGCACCAACCAGGGCCGGACCCCGCGGGCGCGCAGCAGCTCCATTGCGGCCAGAGCGTCCAGACCGCCGGTTTCCTCGTCGCCGCCGAAGGAGAGGTAGACATCATGCGAGGGGGTGAATCCAGTGCCGAGCAAGGCCTCGACCGCGGTCAGGATCGCGACCGCGGAACCCTTGTCGTCGAGCGTGCCGCGGCCCCAGAGATAACCGTCCTGCAGCACCCCGGAGAAGGCCGGCTGTTGCCACGGTGCATCCGGGTCCACCGGCACCACGTCCAGATGCGCCAGCAGAACCAGGACCCGCTGCGCCGGCCGTCCGGGCTCTGCCGCTGCGGAACCGGCCCAGCGATAGAGCAATCCGGCCCGGCCCACCCGTTCCAAGCCCAGCTGTTCATGGACCAGCGGATAGAACTCCCGCAGGGCTTCGATCTGCAACTCGAATTCTGCCTGGCCCTCCGCTTCCGACGGGTCCGCCGGATCGGGCCGCCACGCAGCGACCGTTTTGAATCGGACCAACTTGCTCAGGTGCGCTGCGGCACGGTCCCCCGCCGCGGGATCAATTGCGAAATCTGGATCAGCCATGACCGGAGTGTACCGCGCCCGAGCCGCCCCGACGGCGCTGGATTAACGGGAAATGAACAGTTGTTTCATGGAATTTATTTCCATGGACAGTTGGTTCTCGATGATTTAGGGTTTCGAACGTGAGCAGCAATCCGATCCCCGGCCACGGCCCGGCCAGAGCCCGTTTGATCCTCGACTTCGACGGCACGGTCGCTTTGGGCGACGGCCCGGTTTACGCCTACGCTCAAGCCGTCGCGGAGTTCCTCGACGCGAAGGACCGGGTGGCGCTGCTGGCCGCTTTGGAAGCCTTTCTAACCGGTTCCGGAGGCGCGCCGGAAACCCGCTTCAAGGACGGGTACGACGCCGTCGCCCAGCTCAGCGCGCCCGCGGTGAGCCGGGCGCAGCGCAACGCCGCGTACCGCTCCAGCCGGGAAGCCATCGCGCGCGGCGACGTCGCAGTGCACGCACCCGACGGCCTGGAAGATTTCCTGGTCAGCGTCGCCCCGTTCGCCGAGCGGGTGCTGCTGACCAACGCACCGTTGACCGGAGTCGCGGAGAGCTTGGCCGCACTCGGTCTTGCCGAGGTGATCGATTCGATCATTCCGGAGGCCGGGAAACCCGACGGTTTCGCCGAGAAGCTTCCCGGGCTGCTCCGGGGCCTGGCCCCGGAGGAACTGCTGAGCGTGGGCGATGTCTGGCTCAACGACATCGCACATCCATTGGCTGCCGGTTGCGCCACGGCGTTCATCGACAGATTCAATCTGGCCTCGGGGCCGGCGCATTTGCGGGCCGCGCACATCGAAGAACTTTATCCGGGAATGCTCGAATGGGCCGGGGACCCATCGGCATTCAGTCGAAACCACGCGGGGCAGATCCCGCACTCGGAAACACCAGCACACTGAAACACCGCACTCGCCTTCTCCTTCCACTCCACCGAAGAGGTCCTTCATGAAAAAGCATCTGACGCTGGGCGCCATCGCCCTGATCGGCGCACTCGCCCTATCCGCTTGCGGGGTCAGCCAAGACGCTGCGGACGGCAATTCCAGCTCCGGCCCCAGTGCCGCCTGCGCAGGCAGCAGCACCGATTCCGCGCCCGCGCCCACCGAATTGACCCTGGCCTTGGTGCCTTCCGGCGACGCCAAGAAATTGGTCGACACCGTAAAACCGCTCGAAACCGCACTGACCTCCCGTTTGGGCATCCCGGTCAAGGGCGTGATCACCGCCGACTACCAAGCCGCAGTCGAGGCGATCGGATCCAACCAGGCCCAAATCGGCATGTTGCCGTCTTTGCAGATGAGCCAGGCCTGCGACAAGTACGGCGCCAAACCGGCCTTGCAGACGCAGCGCAAAACCAAGAGCAGCTACGCGGCGCAGATGTTCACCAACGACCCGGCCAAGTACTGCAAGGACACACCGGCACCGGGCCCCAACGGCATGCTCTACTGCAATGGCACGGCAAGCGGCAACGGCCCGGCCGGTGCCGAGCAGATCGCCAAGCTCAAGGGCGCCAAGGTCGCGATGCTCTCCTCGGCCTCACCGGCCGGATACATCTTCCCGGTGGCCGCGATGAAGACGCAGAACGTCGCCGTCGACGACGTTTCGCCGATCAAGGTCACCGCGAACGACGCCTCGGTGCTGGCCGTCTACAAAGGCGATGCCGAAGTCGGTTTCAGCTACTGGGACGCCCGTGAAGTGGTCAAAAAGGACAACCCCGACGTCGGGCAGAAAGTCGTGGTCTTCGCGCTCACCGACGAAATCCCCAATGACGGCGTCTCGCTCAGCTCCAAATTGAGCGCCGACTGGCAGCAGAAGATCTCCGCGGCGATGCTCGACTTCGCCAAGACTCCGGACGGCGTCGCCGCCTTGACCGCGATCTACCAGATCACCGGCCTGCAACCGGCAGACGTCGCCAGTCTGAAGAAGACCCAGGACGCCGCCCGCTCCATCGGCTTGGGCTGAGCCGCGGTGGCGATGCCCGCAATTGCCGCCCCCGGGGGCGCCCCGATCCGGTTCGAACGGGTCGGGGTGACCTACCCCAACGGGCATACCGGGTTGAAAGACCTCGACGTGGAGATTCCGGCCGGCCAGATGGTCGGCGTAGTGGGTCTCTCCGGTGCCGGCAAATCGACGCTGATCCGCAGCATCAACGGCCTGGTGCCGATCAGCAGCGGCGAGATCACGGTAGGCGGCCGGGCCTTGTCCACGCTGCGCGGCCGCGGCCTGCGCGAGCTGCGTTCCGAGATCGGCATGGTCTTCCAGAGCTTCAACCTGGCCAAGCGGACCACGGTGTTGAACAACGTGCTGATGGGCCGGCTGCACGGTACTCCGGCCTGGCGTT
Proteins encoded in this window:
- the phnD gene encoding phosphate/phosphite/phosphonate ABC transporter substrate-binding protein, with amino-acid sequence MKKHLTLGAIALIGALALSACGVSQDAADGNSSSGPSAACAGSSTDSAPAPTELTLALVPSGDAKKLVDTVKPLETALTSRLGIPVKGVITADYQAAVEAIGSNQAQIGMLPSLQMSQACDKYGAKPALQTQRKTKSSYAAQMFTNDPAKYCKDTPAPGPNGMLYCNGTASGNGPAGAEQIAKLKGAKVAMLSSASPAGYIFPVAAMKTQNVAVDDVSPIKVTANDASVLAVYKGDAEVGFSYWDAREVVKKDNPDVGQKVVVFALTDEIPNDGVSLSSKLSADWQQKISAAMLDFAKTPDGVAALTAIYQITGLQPADVASLKKTQDAARSIGLG
- a CDS encoding transglutaminase-like domain-containing protein — its product is MQRTVSSRLLFATQAQTSVVLNVAVADRGYDELDESVVLLADGQPVDYRELPEPHGGRLFAFSLAEPAEVSLEYRAVVTGTAGVETTTESQLIRYVRPSRYCESDRLLPTSYAEFPGLRGLALLAAVRSWVAQELRYVSGSSRGTDGAVETLLARRGVCRDFAHLAISLLRAKDVPARLAAVYAPGLAPMDFHAVAEAWVDGRWYTIDATGMAPRASMLRISTGRDASDTAFLSTVGGGLTLKEISVSAVLDGDLPAEDPAELVSIG
- a CDS encoding HAD family hydrolase; the protein is MSSNPIPGHGPARARLILDFDGTVALGDGPVYAYAQAVAEFLDAKDRVALLAALEAFLTGSGGAPETRFKDGYDAVAQLSAPAVSRAQRNAAYRSSREAIARGDVAVHAPDGLEDFLVSVAPFAERVLLTNAPLTGVAESLAALGLAEVIDSIIPEAGKPDGFAEKLPGLLRGLAPEELLSVGDVWLNDIAHPLAAGCATAFIDRFNLASGPAHLRAAHIEELYPGMLEWAGDPSAFSRNHAGQIPHSETPAH
- a CDS encoding M20/M25/M40 family metallo-hydrolase, which encodes MADPDFAIDPAAGDRAAAHLSKLVRFKTVAAWRPDPADPSEAEGQAEFELQIEALREFYPLVHEQLGLERVGRAGLLYRWAGSAAAEPGRPAQRVLVLLAHLDVVPVDPDAPWQQPAFSGVLQDGYLWGRGTLDDKGSAVAILTAVEALLGTGFTPSHDVYLSFGGDEETGGLDALAAMELLRARGVRPWLVLDEGGAVAEQAFPGVARPVAMIGVAEKGSVNVRMSAVDPGGHSSTPPKLTATARLARAISRVSRNPFPPALHPATAQMVQVLAANMSGPQRHLLGRAQQLGWLLARIFPFFGPEANASVRTTAAVTQLSGSRAANVLAEAASATVNVRIAPGSSVAETLRRLRRAVRDPLVEFEVFESSEPSPVSPTDNRQFGLLTAAVRRVFPDAAVAPYIVMAMTDSRRFNEISPAVYRFAPFRMDAAARASLHAANEKISVATLAEGVAFYRALLVLCEQADDGDPA